The nucleotide sequence GACACTTCGGATATATTCTTTGGTTGTTCGACATTTGCCGATTGTTATTTTTTTGTTTCCGGAATGATACATTCTTGGAGCAACTCCAAAGTATTTACTTACCGATTTTGAGTGTTCAAAACTCTTGAAATGGTTCGTTGCAACCAGCAATAAGAGCGAGGTTTTCTCTCCAATTCCATTAATGCTCTTGAGCAGAGTTTTATTCTCTTGCAATTCCTCATCTTCCAGTTTTGGCAATCGTTTCAAAAGTTTTTCTATCTCTTTTTGCAAATTATTAATCAATGTTTCATAATGTTTTACCACCTCTTTATTGAGTCTTGCTTTTTGGCGCAGAGATTTTAATTTTAATGAAAATCTCGCTTTCTCCTGTTCCAAATCCTGCAAAAGATTGAGTTCCTGTTCTAAAAATTCAAGATTCTCTTTTTTGGGTTCAAAAGGACAAATTTCCATTTTCTCTCCAAAATCCCGGATTAATTTAGCATCTTCATCATCAGTTTTACTGATTAAGTTTCTTACTTCTGCATATTTTTTAATCGTCAAAGGATTTACCTGATAAACATCAAATCCCTTTGAATAAGCATAGTAAAGGATTTTGCTACTGTAAGAACCGGTGGCTTCTACTACAATTTTATAATCCTTTTGGTCTAACTTTTTCAGACAGCTTAAAATATCTTTTTTCAAATTGCCAATATTCATTACGATTTCTTGGTTTTGTGCGTTTTTGAAACTTATGGTCAAAAACTTTGAGCTTACGTCAATTCCTACTACTTTCTTTTCTAAATTTACCATACAATTACTTTAAATGTATTGGAATTTTGTTTTCTTATGAACCAGTGTGATAAGAGTTTTTCTCTTTATAAACAGCATTCTATTCGGTTTCCAGAAAACAAGCAGTAGGGACTTATTGTTCGACACGATATTTTTGTATCAACCACTTCTCTGACTTTTTCCTACTGCTTTTTCCAATATGTTTGTAAATGTAATTTTTTAACTTTTTATCTAAACTATTATTAAAAAGCAAACTTATCACCACTACGTTAGGTTTGAGTGGAAATCCTTTTTACGCAACGAAGTGAAGTGGAAAGATTGGGAGCGGAAGGCGGTTAAAGCTGCCCAAATAATTTAGCTAAATGTATCAATTGCTAGAGTTTCGACATCCAAACAAATCCTTATCTTTGCAAAAATCTTAAATAAAATGAGCAAACCGATAACTGAGTTCATAGAAAAATATTATTTGCACTTCAATGCGGCTGCGTTGGTAGATGCTTCTAAAGGATATGTTGCACATCTTAAAGATGGCGGAAAAATGATGATTACGCTTGCAGGGGCAATGTCAACCGCAGAATTAGGAAAAATCTTGGCAGAGATGATTCGTCAGGATAAGGTCGATTTTATTTCTTGTACAGGTGCAAACCTTGAAGAAGATTTGATGAATCTTGTAGCGCATTCTCACTACGAAAGAGTTCCCCATTACAGAGATCTTACGCCACAAGAAGAGTGGGCACTTTTGGAACGAGGTCTGAACAGAGTAACAGATACTTGTATCCCTGAGGAAGAAGCGTTTAGAAGATTGCAAAAACATATCTACGAGATTTGGAAAGATGCGGATGATAAGGGAGAGCGTTATTTCCCACACGAATATATGTACAAAATGATTCTCTCCGGTGTTCTCGAGCAGTATTATGAGATCCCAAGAGAAAATTCTTGGATGATTGCAGCAGCAGAGAAGAATTTACCAATCGTGGTTCCAGGATGGGAAGATTCTACAATGGGTAATATTTTCGCATCTTATTGTATAAAAGGAGATCTGAAATTCTCTACAATGAAATCGGGAATCGAGTATATGGCTTATTTGGCTGATTGGTACACGAAAAACTCAGGTGGAAAAGGCGTTGGTTTCTTCCAAGTGGGCGGTGGAATCGCTGGTGATTTCCCAATCTGTGTGGTTCCAATGCTTTATCAAGATATGGAAATGCACGATATTCCTTTCTGGAGTTATTTCTGTCAGATTTCTGATTCTACAACATCTTACGGTTCTTATTCCGGAGCTGTTCCGAATGAGAAAATCACTTGGGGTAAATTAGATATTACGACTCCAAAATATATTGTGGAAAGTGATGCAACAATCTGTGCACCATTGATGTTTAGTTATATTCTTGAAAATTCTTAATTGAATTAATCATAAAATAAAAATAAAGCGTTCAAATTATTTTGAACGCTTTATTTTTATTTTAAATTGATGATTTGTTAGTCTAATGAATTGATTAAAATAAAATATCTATAACCAAAAATAGCTTTTTGAAATTGATTTAATTTTGTGAAATCTCTTTTGCTGTATTTGGGTAAAATAGCAACATTTATTTTATTCAGAAATCTAAAAAAATGACTTTTTCATAAGCTTAAATTTGAGTTAAAATACAACTTTCAAACCAAAAATTACAACATCATAACACCCTCGATGATTGCTACTTTTTTATAAATGCTGATAACTTGGTCTGCATCCAGCACAAAACAATCAACAGAAACCGAAGTGTATTTTCCTGTGGAGCTTTCTTTGTTGGATAGAGTATATTTCAAATTATCGAAAGCCCTTAGGATTTCTGTAATTTTCTCAGGATCACTTGTCACAATGAATTTGAAGAGGTATTCTTCCGGAAAATTGTGTTGTTCCTCTAATTTTTCTTTCAATGATTTATAAAACTCTTCGGGATTTGCGTGATTGCTATCTATAATATCTGCCATCTAATTTTAAGTCTTGGATTAATAAAAAAATCTCCGTAAAAAACGGAGACCAAAGTTAGTGATATTTATTCTTCTTTTAAGAAGGATTTTCTGCGGTTGCTTCCTGAGGTAATGAAACTTCATCTGCGGCGGCTTCCAAAGCTTTGTCCAAAGTAAATAAGGATTCGTCCGTAGCTCTGTCTCCGCCAGCGATTTTCAATTTGTCAATCAATTCAAGGGCTAACTTTTCTTCTTCAATCTGTTCTTTTACAAACCACTGCATAAAATTCCAAGTGGCCCAGTCTTTCTCTTTAAATGCGAGATCTACTATACTGTAAATGGCTGTGGTATTATCTACCTCGTGTTGGAAGACCTTATTAAAACAGTCTGTAAGATTTTGAGGATTTTCCGGTGGAGCAGGAATTGCTTCTACTTTAGCTTCGCCACCTCTGTCTAGAATGTAGCGCATAAACTTAATCATGTGATTTCGTTCTTCCTGAGAATGTCGATACAAGAAATTAGCAATTCCCCCATAGCCTTTTACATCTGCCCAGCATCCGTACGAAAGAAATATTTGTGAAGCATGTGCTTCTTTAGTCATTTGTTTAATCAATGCATTTTGCATATTATTTGACAATCTGTTTGTGTTCATAATTAATATGTTTAGTGATTTTTGTTGATGTTAAAAAACCAAGACGAGATGTGTTTAATATAATACCTCATTATGAGTAATTAAACAAATATTGAGCCACAAATTGGGGAATTATTTTTTTATTAGATCATTGATTCCTAATAAATTAATAACATAAACAACTAATTATCAGTACTTTAAAGTTTTATGTTAAAATTAACATTGTGTTAACAAAAAGATTTATATTTGGTGTAAGAAAATAATACTTAAGAATATTATGAGAAAAAATTATGTTAAATTACCATTGTTGATTGCTGCTTTGTACTTTGGCGGTGATTTGCATGCACAATCCACACAAGATACTGTTGCGAAAGAAAGCAAGATTGAGGAAGTAGTTGTGATTGGTTATGGAAAACAGAAAAGAGGAGATTTGACTTCTGCTATTTCATCTGTTAAATCAGAAGAGATTACGAAGCAACCAGCAACAACAGCTATGCAGTCGTTACAAGGTAAGCTTTCGGGGGTAACTATTGTAAACACAGACCAACCTGGCGCGACTCCTAGTGTTATTGTTAGAGGTTTAGGTACTGCTTTAGGGGGACGTGATCCTTTATACGTTGTTGATGGGATGATTGTACCAAATATTACTAACATCAACCCGAGAGATATTGAGTCTATTGATGTTTTGAAAGATGCAGCATCTTCTGCAATCTATGGGGTGAGAGCCGCTAATGGGGTAGTAATTGTAACAACCAAAACAGGCAAGAGAGGAAAAACTAAAGTAACTTATGATACTTATTATGGATTTAAATCTATCCTTAATAAAGTTGAAATGGCAGATGCTAGCCAATACACACAGTACTTTAACGAAGAAAGAAAAGCTCTAGGAAAAACAACTTTCCTTTCTCCAAATCAGCCCTATAATACAAATTGGCTTGATGAACTTACTCGTACAGGTATTGTGCAGGATAATAATGTAACTTTAAGTGGTGGTGGCGAAAATGTAAATTACTTTCTGGGAGTAGATCATTTTACAGAAGATGGAATTTTGCCAGGACAGGATTACAGACGTACAACTATTAGAAATAATAATACGTACAAGTTATTCAATAACAAAGTTCGTCTTACTCAGAATGTGAGTTTTTCAACGACGAAAGAAAATATCAAACCTTTAGGTGCTTTTGATACTGCTCACAGACAGGCTCCAGTAGTGCCAGTGAAATTTAATAATGGTAAATGGGGCTTGCCATTCTGGAATGAAACTACAGGATTGGTTTCTTATCCTGGTTCTACGCTGAACTCTCACGGTAATCCAGTCTCTTCAGTCTATTATACAAATGAGACTGCAAGAACTAATACTTTACAAGCTTTCTTACAGGCAGATATTGACATTACAAAAGGGTTGGTTTTTACTTCACGAGCTGGAACTACTAAATATTGGTATAATAAAGAAACTTTTGTTCCGAAAAAAGATTTATGGTTAGCTGCTGATCCAACAAGGACTGCTGCTCAATTTGCAGCATTAAAAGAGGCAAATCCATCGAATACAAGTTATGCAAATAATTCTTATGCTTTACAAAGAATAGATACTTTTCGCTGGCAATGGGAAAACTATTTCACTTATGATAAAAAGTTTGGAAACCATAGCCTTACAGCAGTTGCAGGGATGTCTGCAGAGGAAGTTGGCGTAGGTGGTGTTATGTCTGGTCTTGCATATAATGTACCGGATAAAAAACAATACTGGAGTCTAGATAGAGGATCAGCTGTCCCACAAAAAGAGATTGGACAATCATATTATACTCCTTTACGTTACGCTTCTTACTTTGGAAGAATCCAGTATGATTATGATAAGAGGTATTATGTTTCAGGAATTATTAGAAGAGATGGAACCAGTAGATTTAAAGAACAAGAATTATATTGGGATACTTTCCCATCAGTGAGTGCTGGATGGAATATATCTAATGAAGACTTCTTAAAAGGAAATTCAACTATTAATTTCTTAAAACTTCGTGGGGGTTGGGGAACATTGGGTAATGAAAACATTCCTTTGGTTAATATTTCTTCTACTATAAGTGGGCCTGGAAGTACAAACTATAATTATGTTTTTGGGCCTGGGCAGGATTTGATTTTTGGAGCATATTATAGCTCTCCAGCAAAAGCACTTGGATGGGAAATTACAAAAGAATGGAGTGTTGGGACAGATTTCGAGTTACTTGATAGCCGTTTGACTGGATCATTTGATTATTATCAAAAGAAAAATACCAATGCAATATTGCAAATTTCACCGATTAAATCAAGTCCTTATGAGGATGCCTTTTATGATCATGCAGCAGTTGTAATGAATAAAGGCTGGGAAACTAGTTTAAGATGGAAAGATTTTTCTAGATCAAGAGATTTCTCTTATGAAATAGGAGCCACTTTTAACAATAATAATAATGAGGTTACAGATGTTAAGCCTGCTTATGGAGGTATGACAGGAGGATCTCTTGGAAATGGACGTATAACAAAAAGATTAGAAGTAGGACAAGCATTGGGATCTTGGTGGATGTATGAAGTAGATGGTGTATGGCAGAACCAAGCGGAGATTAATAGCAATACTCATCTTTCTGGTGCAAAACCGGGATTCTTAAAATATAAAGATCAGAATGGGGATGGCGTGATTGATGATCGAGATAAAGTATTCTTTGGAAGTTATATACCAACTTATAACTATAGTCTCCATTTAGGATTTACATATAAAAATGTTGATTTTAGTGTTGATGGTTACGGTGCTGGCGGTAACAAAATTTATAACGGTTTGAACAGTACTCGTTTAGGAGGAGAAAATATTTCCCAATATATGTTTAACAACAGATGGACAGGAGAGGGATCAACTAATTCAAATCCTGGAGCTAACCGTGATGTGGAAGCTTCTAATTACTATTTAGAAGATGGAGATTACTTCAGAATAAATAATATTACGTTGGGCTATAATTTTAGAGATAAAATTGAAGGTCTTCGTAATCTTAGAGTTTATGTAACGGCACAGAATCCTTTCATTTTTACAAAATATGAAGGTTATACGCCTGAATTAAATTCTAATGGTGATCCATATGGAACTACAGGAGTTGAATTATCCGCCTATCCTAATTTAAGAAGTTTTATACTTGGAGTAAATGTTGAATTTTAAAGATTGAAAAAATGAAAAATAATATAATAAAATATTTTATTGCAGGAAGCTTATTAGCAACTGTTTCCTGCACAAGTGACTTTCTGGATGTTGATTCGAGAGATAGAGTTGATGCAGTTGATGCAGAAACAACGTATGATCCTGTGATGCTTGTTAATGGTATATATGGAGAAATGACTGAGTGGGACTACGCTTTTTCTTGGCTAGGTGTAACAGAAATTATTTCTGACAATGCAGATAAAGGAAGTTCACCTACAGATGGAGGATCTGATAAATTGATTTTGGATAATTTAGAGCATACTGCTGCAACAGGTTCGATTGATGCTATGTGGACACGTTTTTACAAAACTATTGGTAGAGCCAATCAATCCATTAGATATACGGAAAATTATGGATTAACAGATCAAAATTATAAGAATAGATTAGTAGGTGAAGCTAAGTTTTTAAGAGCACTTCATTATTTTTGGTTAGTAAGAATGTTTGGAGATGTGCCTATTCAAGAGATAGATAATACGGAATCTTGGGTCACAAGACGATCTAAGGCCGATGTTTATTCATATATAGAACAAGATCTATTAGATGCAATTAACTTACTTCCAAATAAAAACCAGTATCCTTCCGCAGATTTAGGTCGAGCAACAAAAGGTGCTGCTCAAGGTCTTTTAGCCAAAGTTTATTTATATGAAGAAAAGTGGCAACAGGCTTATGATATGGCAGGAAACGTTATGACCTCAGGGCAGTATGGTCTAGAATCTGATTATGCAAAAATATGGAGAGTGGCTGGAGAGAATGGTGTAGAATCGTTATTTGAAGTTCAAGCAAGAGGTCAGTCTGTTGCTCATGGTGTACAACAATATTCTCAAACTCAAGGTGCTCGTGGTACTGGAGGATGGGGATGGGGATTCAACGTGCCATCGCAAAACTTATTAAATGCTTTTAATGATGCTGGTGATAACATTCGTAGAGATGCTACAATAATTTTCAGAGGAGAAACCCTATATGATGGTAGATTAGTTCCAAATACAGTTGAAAATCCTATGTACAATGAGAAGGCTTATTCAAGTGCCAATCTTGGAGATGCAGATGGAGATAAAAATATCAGAATTCTACGTTACGGAGAGATTCTATTAATTCGTGCGGAAGCAGCAACCCATATTGGAGCAGACGCAGCTACTCCGTTGAATTTAGTGCGTACTAGAGTTAACTTAGCTCCTATCTCAAGTCCAACCAAAGAAGATGTATGGAAGGAGAGAAGACTTGAGTTGGCATTTGAGCATGATCGTTGGTTTGATATTGTACGTACAGGTCAGGGAAAAGCAGCTATGTCAGCAAATGGAAAAGTATTTGTAGTAGGTAAGCACGAGTTGTTCCCAATCCCAAATAATCAAATTATTCAAACGCCTACTATCGGGCAGAACCCAAATTGGTAATTGAATGAATTTTAAATTAATATTAAATACAATTTCAACAGCTGCCACACTATTCTTGTGTGGCAGTTGTTCTAATAGTGATACTTTAGATTCTCCAAACAATATTGAGATTCCAAGTAATCCACCTATTCCAGATAATCCAGAAAACAATTTCTCCGATTCTCAAATTATAGAAATGACTCAAAAAGATGTTTTGAAATATTTCTGGGATTATGCACAAACTAATTCTAAGCTTGCAAGAGAAAGATATCACACAGATAATCCTGGTCAAGATGCCAATGTAGTGACAACGGGAGGTTCTGGTTTCGGATTGATGACAATTTTGGTAGGAATTAAGAATGGTTACATTTCGCAGACTGATGCAGTTTCGAGATTAACAATCGCTCTTGATTTTCTCAAAACAGCCAATCGTTTTCACGGAGCTTGGCCTCATTGGATCAATGGAACTTCTGGTAATGTAATCCCTTTTGGAGAAAAAGATAACGGTGGAGACTTGGTAGAAACGGCTTTTCTTGCACAAGGATTGATTTGCGTAAGAGAATATTTTAAGAATTCAACTAATTCAACCGAATTGGCTTTGGCTCAACAAGCTGATGAACTTTGGAAAGGCATCGAATGGAACTGGTACACAAAAAATCCAGCAGCTCCTAACAAGCTCACTTGGCATTGGTCGCCCAATTACGAATGGCAGCTCAATCATCAACTTCAGGGATACGATGAAACATTGATTACCTATGTCTTAGCAGCCGCTTCTCCCACTTATTCAATTAGCAAATCAGTTTATCAAAATGGATGGGCAAGAAATGGAGCGATTAAATCTTCTAGTTCGCAGTACGGAATTCCTTTGGTTGTCAATCACAATGGTGCTACAGGAACAGTCGGGCCAATGTTTTGGGCACATTATTCTTTTTTGGGATTAGATCCAAGAGGATTGACGGATGATTATGTTAATTACGGAGATGCAACAACTAATCATGCTAAGATTATGTATGAATATTGTGTCAGAAATCCAAAGTCTTGGCAAGGTTACAATTCAAAAAGTTGGGGACTTACGGCAAGTTATTCCAGAAACCCGTCAACAGGCGGAGATGATTACGCTGCACATCAGCCCAATAAGGATTTAGGAATTATATCCCCAACGGCAGCCATTTCTGATCTGCCTTATACACCTACAGAAAGTATGAATTTTATTAGATTCTTGTACAACGAAAAGTATTCAAAATATATTGGTGTTGCAGGACCGTATGATGCTTACTCAATTCAATATAATTGGGTTACGCCAAGATATTTGGCTATAGATCAGGGTACAATTGCACCGATGATTGAAAACCATAAGAATCAATTTTTATGGAATCTTTTTATGAATGCTCCGGATGTGAGACAAGGTTTGATTAAACTTGGATTCCATTCTTCAACCCACGGATTTTAATTCTAAACAATTACCAATGAAAAACCTAATATCAATATCAATCATATCCTTATCAGTTCTACTTTCCTGTAAAAATAATCAGGTGTCAAAAACACTTACAGAAACAAAACCAATTTCAAAAAAATTCACCGACAATCAACTCATTGATAAAGTCCAAAGCGATGCCCTAAAATATTTTTGGGACTTTGCAGAGCCTAATTCATTATTAGGGAGAGAACGTTATCACGAAGACAATATCTATCCTGACAATGACAAACACGTGATTACAACTGGTGGATCAGGATTTGGGCTGATGACGATTTTAGTTGGTGTCGATAGAAAATTCATTCCTCGCCAGGAAGCTGTAAAAAGACTGACTCAAATTGCAGATTTCTTGGAAAAAGCAGACCGTTTCCACGGCGCTTGGTCACATTGGATTAATGGTGAAACAGGAAAAGTAGTTCCGTTTGGAAAAAAAGATAATGGCGGAGATTTGGTAGAAACAGCTTTTCTTACTCAAGGAATTATCTGTGTCCGCGAATATTTCAAAAACGGAAATGCAGAAGAAAAAGCACTCGCTGCAAAAATGGACAAACTCTGGAAAGGGATAGAGTGGAATTGGTACACAAGAGGCGGAGAAAAAGTACTCTATTGGCATTGGTCTCCATCGTACGGTTGGGAAATGAATTTCCCACTACAAGGCTATAACGAATGCCTCATAACCTATGTTTTAGCCGCCGCATCACCGGATTATTCCATCGATTCCGAAACCTATAACAAAGGCTGGTCAAGAAACGGAACCTACACAACAGACCGCACAAAATACGGATTACCACTTTATGTAAAACACAACTATGCAGAAGAATTTGGTGGTCCATTATTCTGGTCACAATATTCCTATTTAGGTCTGGATCCAAGAGGACTTTCCGACAAATACGTAAAAAGTTACTGGGATTTGAACCGAAATCACGTTCTGATAAATTACAACTATTGCGTAGAAAATCCATTGAATTACAAAGGTTATTCCGAAAAATATTGGGGACTGACGGCTAGCTATTCAAGGAACAAAGACGGTTCCGTTGGTTATTCGGCACATCAACCTATGAAAGAGGATTTAGGTGTAATTACACCAACGGCAGCCTTGAGTTCTATGCCCTACACACCAAAACAATCGATGGCTGTTTTAAGATTTTTGTACGATGAAAAACCAAATTTTATTGGACAAGCCGGACCTTACGATGCAACTTCCATTAATTTTAACGATTGGACTACGCCTCGCTATCTCGCTATCGATCAGGGAACTATTGCGCCGATGATAGAGAATTACCGCACAGGACTGTTGTGGGATTTGTTTATGAATGCGCCGGACATTAGAGAAGGACTCAAAAAAATTGGATTTAAGTCCACAGAACACAAAATTCAATAGCCAAAAATCAGTATCTTTAAACACTAAAATTTATTGTCTCAATTTGAAATAATATGAATTTTAGAGCCAGGAACCTGCTGTCCGCTATATCTTTTTTATCATTGCGAACGAAGTGAAGTCATCTGTTCAACATTGTACAATCGCAATTATAAAAAAGGATGCCGCTACCATCAGGGCTAGGGCATTGGACATAAAATAAAAATTAAACAATTTATAGAGCATTCAAAACTTCAAATATGTTATTTTGAAAATTTAAAAAAATGAAAGTAAAAAATATCATTCTTCTCTTACTTGGGTTTTCATCTTTTGTAGCAGCACAAGAAATCAAAGCTGAGTTCAATAAAGAAGTTAAAATTCAGAAAAAGCTATCTTACCTTCTGGATATTCCACAAAATCCAAAAACAAAACTGCCTTTGATTGTTTTTCTTCACGGCTCTGGCGAAAGAGGCAATGATTTGGAAAAAGTAAAACTAAACGGCGTTCTTCAACACAAGGATTTAATCAAAGAACCTGTTGCTATTTTAGCGCCTCAGTGTCCAGCAAATACTTGGTGGGATACCGATGCGGTTTATTTCCTTGTCAAAGAAATTTCAGAAAAATATAAAATTGACAAAGACAGAATTTACCTCACTGGATTATCAATGGGAGGTTGGGGAACTTTGAAATTGGCAGGAGAACATCCCGAGATGTTTGCCGCAGTCGCATCAGTCTGTGCTCCAACAGATCGAGTGATGTATGCGAATATTCACAATTACAAGGATATGAATCTCAAAATCTTCCACGGAGGAATGGACGATGTTGTTCTGCCAGAGAATGCTTTTAATTTTTATCAGAAACTACATCCAATCAATCCAAAAGCAGAATTGACCATTTTCCCGAACGACAATCACAATTCTTGGGATTCTACCTATTCTGACCCTAAGTTGTACGAATGGATGTTATCATTCAAAAAAAATGAATATTAATAATTATTTTAATAATAATTGAAAATCACAGTTAGCTTTTATAAGCGATAGCGCCTTTGTGAACCTAAAAATATTTTCAATACAATAAAAAAATCTTTGTGCACTTTGTGTTAAAACTTCTCCGATTAGTACCATAGGTTGTACAATCAGTAAAATAAAAAATTAAAAATAATATATATAATGAAATCGCCTTTAGAAATTTTGAAAAACAGTCAAGTATAAATGATAGGCGATTCCATATGACAATTAAAAAAAATAAATACTACATATGAAAAAGTTTGTAATCCTTGCTGCACTGGCGCTTTCGCCTTATTTTTTGGCGCAGGAATTGGTGAGTAAACCGGTTCAGTCTTATCAAACCGAAAAATATCAGTCTAAGAAAAAAGCTTTCATAGACGACCTTATTTCCAAAATGACTTTGGACGAGAAAATAGGTCAGCTGAATTTACCTTCATCGGGAGATTTCACAACTGGTACTGCTCAAAGTTCCGATATCGGTAAAAAGATTGAACAAGGACTTGTTGGTGGATTATTCAATATCAAAGGGGTTGATAAAATCCGTGATGTTCAGAAAGTTGCGGTAGAAAAAAGCCGTCTGAAAATCCCAATGATTTTCGGGATGGATGTCATCCACGGTTATGAAACGTCTTTCCCAATTCCGTTAGGATTAGCTTCGTCTTGGGATATGAATTTGATCCAAAGATCGGCTCAGATTGCTGCTCAGGAATCTACCGCAGACGGAATCAACTGGACTTTTTCTCCAATGAC is from Epilithonimonas vandammei and encodes:
- a CDS encoding IS110 family RNA-guided transposase — translated: MVNLEKKVVGIDVSSKFLTISFKNAQNQEIVMNIGNLKKDILSCLKKLDQKDYKIVVEATGSYSSKILYYAYSKGFDVYQVNPLTIKKYAEVRNLISKTDDEDAKLIRDFGEKMEICPFEPKKENLEFLEQELNLLQDLEQEKARFSLKLKSLRQKARLNKEVVKHYETLINNLQKEIEKLLKRLPKLEDEELQENKTLLKSINGIGEKTSLLLLVATNHFKSFEHSKSVSKYFGVAPRMYHSGNKKITIGKCRTTKEYIRSVLFICSWSAVKCNPQCKALYERILEKGKCKKLALIAVCNKLLRQAFGIIKSKNKYQLDFAK
- a CDS encoding glucoamylase family protein; the protein is MNFKLILNTISTAATLFLCGSCSNSDTLDSPNNIEIPSNPPIPDNPENNFSDSQIIEMTQKDVLKYFWDYAQTNSKLARERYHTDNPGQDANVVTTGGSGFGLMTILVGIKNGYISQTDAVSRLTIALDFLKTANRFHGAWPHWINGTSGNVIPFGEKDNGGDLVETAFLAQGLICVREYFKNSTNSTELALAQQADELWKGIEWNWYTKNPAAPNKLTWHWSPNYEWQLNHQLQGYDETLITYVLAAASPTYSISKSVYQNGWARNGAIKSSSSQYGIPLVVNHNGATGTVGPMFWAHYSFLGLDPRGLTDDYVNYGDATTNHAKIMYEYCVRNPKSWQGYNSKSWGLTASYSRNPSTGGDDYAAHQPNKDLGIISPTAAISDLPYTPTESMNFIRFLYNEKYSKYIGVAGPYDAYSIQYNWVTPRYLAIDQGTIAPMIENHKNQFLWNLFMNAPDVRQGLIKLGFHSSTHGF
- a CDS encoding DUF493 domain-containing protein; this translates as MADIIDSNHANPEEFYKSLKEKLEEQHNFPEEYLFKFIVTSDPEKITEILRAFDNLKYTLSNKESSTGKYTSVSVDCFVLDADQVISIYKKVAIIEGVMML
- a CDS encoding deoxyhypusine synthase family protein; translation: MSKPITEFIEKYYLHFNAAALVDASKGYVAHLKDGGKMMITLAGAMSTAELGKILAEMIRQDKVDFISCTGANLEEDLMNLVAHSHYERVPHYRDLTPQEEWALLERGLNRVTDTCIPEEEAFRRLQKHIYEIWKDADDKGERYFPHEYMYKMILSGVLEQYYEIPRENSWMIAAAEKNLPIVVPGWEDSTMGNIFASYCIKGDLKFSTMKSGIEYMAYLADWYTKNSGGKGVGFFQVGGGIAGDFPICVVPMLYQDMEMHDIPFWSYFCQISDSTTSYGSYSGAVPNEKITWGKLDITTPKYIVESDATICAPLMFSYILENS
- a CDS encoding RagB/SusD family nutrient uptake outer membrane protein, with protein sequence MKNNIIKYFIAGSLLATVSCTSDFLDVDSRDRVDAVDAETTYDPVMLVNGIYGEMTEWDYAFSWLGVTEIISDNADKGSSPTDGGSDKLILDNLEHTAATGSIDAMWTRFYKTIGRANQSIRYTENYGLTDQNYKNRLVGEAKFLRALHYFWLVRMFGDVPIQEIDNTESWVTRRSKADVYSYIEQDLLDAINLLPNKNQYPSADLGRATKGAAQGLLAKVYLYEEKWQQAYDMAGNVMTSGQYGLESDYAKIWRVAGENGVESLFEVQARGQSVAHGVQQYSQTQGARGTGGWGWGFNVPSQNLLNAFNDAGDNIRRDATIIFRGETLYDGRLVPNTVENPMYNEKAYSSANLGDADGDKNIRILRYGEILLIRAEAATHIGADAATPLNLVRTRVNLAPISSPTKEDVWKERRLELAFEHDRWFDIVRTGQGKAAMSANGKVFVVGKHELFPIPNNQIIQTPTIGQNPNW
- a CDS encoding ferritin; this translates as MNTNRLSNNMQNALIKQMTKEAHASQIFLSYGCWADVKGYGGIANFLYRHSQEERNHMIKFMRYILDRGGEAKVEAIPAPPENPQNLTDCFNKVFQHEVDNTTAIYSIVDLAFKEKDWATWNFMQWFVKEQIEEEKLALELIDKLKIAGGDRATDESLFTLDKALEAAADEVSLPQEATAENPS
- a CDS encoding SusC/RagA family TonB-linked outer membrane protein, yielding MRKNYVKLPLLIAALYFGGDLHAQSTQDTVAKESKIEEVVVIGYGKQKRGDLTSAISSVKSEEITKQPATTAMQSLQGKLSGVTIVNTDQPGATPSVIVRGLGTALGGRDPLYVVDGMIVPNITNINPRDIESIDVLKDAASSAIYGVRAANGVVIVTTKTGKRGKTKVTYDTYYGFKSILNKVEMADASQYTQYFNEERKALGKTTFLSPNQPYNTNWLDELTRTGIVQDNNVTLSGGGENVNYFLGVDHFTEDGILPGQDYRRTTIRNNNTYKLFNNKVRLTQNVSFSTTKENIKPLGAFDTAHRQAPVVPVKFNNGKWGLPFWNETTGLVSYPGSTLNSHGNPVSSVYYTNETARTNTLQAFLQADIDITKGLVFTSRAGTTKYWYNKETFVPKKDLWLAADPTRTAAQFAALKEANPSNTSYANNSYALQRIDTFRWQWENYFTYDKKFGNHSLTAVAGMSAEEVGVGGVMSGLAYNVPDKKQYWSLDRGSAVPQKEIGQSYYTPLRYASYFGRIQYDYDKRYYVSGIIRRDGTSRFKEQELYWDTFPSVSAGWNISNEDFLKGNSTINFLKLRGGWGTLGNENIPLVNISSTISGPGSTNYNYVFGPGQDLIFGAYYSSPAKALGWEITKEWSVGTDFELLDSRLTGSFDYYQKKNTNAILQISPIKSSPYEDAFYDHAAVVMNKGWETSLRWKDFSRSRDFSYEIGATFNNNNNEVTDVKPAYGGMTGGSLGNGRITKRLEVGQALGSWWMYEVDGVWQNQAEINSNTHLSGAKPGFLKYKDQNGDGVIDDRDKVFFGSYIPTYNYSLHLGFTYKNVDFSVDGYGAGGNKIYNGLNSTRLGGENISQYMFNNRWTGEGSTNSNPGANRDVEASNYYLEDGDYFRINNITLGYNFRDKIEGLRNLRVYVTAQNPFIFTKYEGYTPELNSNGDPYGTTGVELSAYPNLRSFILGVNVEF